TCATCGTCGATGCCGTCGAAGAGGAACGCGCACCGATCGGGAAGGTCGGGGTTGCGTCGGTAACCCGGTGCTTTCGAGTCCCAGCCCTGGGCGGTCATCCCGATGCCGGTGAGCCGGTTCGGCCACCGCCCCCGCTGCCGCCACATGCCCCCTGCCTCTCCGGTCGTGCTGTGGAACCCCTCGCCCGGCGCACCCTCGGAAGGACGCGTCCCGACCGGACCGCGTCGGACCTCGATCAGGTGAGGGCGAGCCTCGTCCTGGCTCGTCACCCAGTAGAAGCCGTTTCCCCCCAGATACATGAGCGACCCGCCACTGTCGAGATGCACGTCGAGTGCGTCGAGCATCCGCGCGCTGACGTACTCGGGATGACTGCCGGTGAGCACGGCGTCGTACTCGGCGAGCAGCGGTGCTCCGTCGCGGTTCAGATCATGGTCGGTGATGACATCGAACGGGTAACCCTTCTCGGTGAGCCAGTCGATGAGGTAGAGGTCGGCGCTGAGATGGCGCGGGGCGTTCTGCAGCCACGCGCGGTAGTCGGGCCGGAGATTCGGGATCGGACGCAGGTGCGTGGAGTACGCGCAGGTGCTGCCGTCGGAGTGCACGTCGTAGAGGCTGAGGCCCCACTCCGGGTGCTCAGCGAGCTCGAGGTCACGGTGACCAGGGTGGATCGCGTGGTCACTCATCTGGTCGCCCTCGAAGTCGAGGCGGGTGACCATGCGCTCGTTCGCGTAGGCGATGTAGGTGAACGTAGGCAGCAGCACGGCGGTGCGCGCACGAACCGCACCGGCGCGCGGCCGGACCACGAAAGGCACGTGATCGACGACGCCGTCGGCGCGCAGCTCGATCGCGAACACCCCGGATTCCAGATCCTCCGGGACGGTGAAGCTCAGGCTCGGTTCCCAGCCCGCATCGTCGAGGTCGTCGTCGTGGAAGTGGATCGCCGCGTACTGCGTCGGCACCTTGGTGAAGTCGACCTCTTCGTAACGCCAGTCGTGTCCGGTCGAGGCACGAGCAGGAACACCGACGACGATGCCGTGGTGTTCGTGACCGCTGACGTCCACCGCGGTCGAACTGCCCTGCTCGAGCTCGAGCCGCCAGTCCGCGACCGTGGTGCGGTTCCCCGCCGCCGCACCCCTGTCGATCTGCGGATGCTCGATCTTGCCGTTGAACACCCGGTCGGGAATCCAGCGTCGACCGTCGCGACGGCATCCGACAGCGGCGATCACTGCCGATGCGACGGTCGCCCCCTCCGCGAGCGCCGGCGCCTCACCCTGCATCCTCTCCCCCTCTCTGCGCGGACTCGATTCGGTGCAGGAAAGCGTCACCTGCATCCCCACCGGAGCGCTGACGACGACCCGGTACCAGGCATCCGTGCGCCACGGGATGTCGAGATCGACGAGGGGCGTGCCGGTCGGCCCCCGCAGCACGAGGTGTCCGTCGGAGTCGATCAGCACACCCAGCACCAGAGAGCCGTCGGGTGCGAGCAGGGTCCACACGCCCTGCTCGCACCCGCTTCGCGGTGTCGTCGGCTGCATCAGCACCGACATCTGGAAGCCGGCGAGCGCCTGGTCACCGAGATCGGGAACCACGATGCACGACCCGAGATGCACATCGCGCAGACCGCCAGACACCGTCTGTGCGACGAACCCCGCGACGGGGAGGATCTTCCGACCGGGCCCCGCCGGATTGTCATCGCCGTGCTGCAGGCGCACGAGATCGACGGCGACGACATCCGCTGTCGCACTGATCATCAGGTCGACGACCTCGCCGGGCTCGGCCGAGAGCGTATTGAGGTATCCGGTGAGGGTCATGCGGGGTTCCTTCCGTGCTGGTTCGGACGTCAGTTGCACTCGGTCTTGTACCAGAGCGCCTCACCCTCGGGGGTGTCGACATCGTCGCTGGTGAGGATCTCGACCGGGGCGTCCACGGTCTTCGACAGCTCCTCGCCGCGCAGCTGCTTGGCGATCTGCTCGATCGCGAGCTCGCCCATCGCGTAGGGCTGCTGGGCGACCGTCGCCTGCAGCACGCCCTCCTGCAGCAGCTCGACGTTCGCCGCTCCCGCATCCCAGCTGACCATCTTCACGTCGCCGACCACGTCGGCGTTGCGCAGAGCGACGGCAGCGCCGGTCGAGTTCAGGTAGTTCGTCGTGTAGATCGCCTTCAGGTCGGGGTACTTGACCAGGGTCGATGCGGCATTCGCCTGGATGATATCGGCGGCGATCTCGGGGTATGAGATCGAGACGACCTCGATGTCGGGGTACTCCTCGAGCGCGTCCTCGAAGCCCTTGATGCGTGCCTGGGTGATCGGGTTGGTCGCGAGCGAGCCGATCGCGGCGATCTGCCCCTCGCCGCCGATCAGGTCGGCGAGATACTTCGTGATCTCCTTCGCGCCCTCGTAGTGGTTCGAGGCGATGAACGAGTCGTAGAGTTCCTCGTCGTCGAGCTGCGCGTCGACGTCGATGACCGTGACGCCGTCAGCCCGCGCCGTCTGCACGGGGATGCCACCGGCGACCGGGTCGGCGGGCGTGTAGATGAGGGCATCCGGCGCGCTCGTGAGCACGTTCTGCACGATTGTCGTCAGCTGGGCCTGATTCTGGTTCTGCGGCGCCTGCAGCTCACCGACCTTCATGCCGAGCTCGGCGCCGGCGGCCTGCGCCCCGCACGCGACCTGCACGTAGTACGGGTCGCCGGACTGCGGCCCGGCGATGGCGATCGTGGCGCCAGTGACGGGATCGTCGCCATCGCCCTCCGCCTCCGGTGCGGCGCTCGAACACGCGGCGAGCGGTCCGAGAAGAAGAGCGGTGGCGGCAGCAGCGATGACGAGACGCCGGGACGAACGTGCGGTGAAGGCAGAACGGTTCATGCGGACTCCTTGAACGGGCGGGAATGGTCGGGTGAAGGGATACAGCGAGAGGGAGATGCGTGCGAGGTGCGGAGGGTGATGCGGTGGAGAACGAGGACGAGATGCCTAGCTCGGCGCGGAGCTGGATCGCTTGAGGCTTCGGATGCGCCGCAGCCGGTCGAGGTAGAGCGCGCCTACGAGGACGGCACCGGTGACGACCTGCTGCCAGAAGCTCTGCAGGCCGGCGATCACGAGGCCGCTGGCGAGGACGACCGGGATCGCGTTGCCCAGCGCGGTGCCGGCGATCGTGCCGACGCCGCCGAACAGGCTCGCGCCGCCGAGGATCGCCGCGGTGGCCGCGGTGAGGGCGTCGAGCGAGTGGCCCGAGATGTTCGTGGTGCCGTAGATCGAGAGAGACAACCATCCGGCGAGGCCGGCGAGCAGTCCGGAGAGACCGTAGATGACGGTGAGGTGTCGACGAACCGGGATGCCGGCGCGCACGGCAGCCTCCTTGTTCGACCCGATCGCGTACGTGTGCCGGCCGAAGACCGTCGAGTGCAGGGCGATCGCGGCGATGACGGCCACAGCGGCCGCGATCACCACGACCCACGGAATGCCCAGGATGCGTCCGACACCGAACTGCGACATGGCGGCCGGCATCCCGCTGAGATCCTGCCCTCCGGTGGCGACCTGAGCGAGTCCCAGTGCCGCACCGAACATGCCGAGCGTCACGATGATCGGATTGAGTTCGGCGTACGCGATGAGCAGCCCGTTGATCCAGCCGAGACCCACACCGCAGACGACGGCGACTCCGAGGCCGATCAGCGCCGTCGTCCAGCCGTCACCGCCCACCTGTCGCATCGCGATCATGCTGATGACCCCGGAGAACACCAGCACCGATCCGACCGAGAGGTCGAAGCCGGCGGTGATGATGACGTAGGTCACGCCCACCGCCAGGATCAGCATGATCGAGCCGGCGAGGAACATGTTGCGGATGTTCGCCTGCGACAGGAACGGCTGACCGTTGATGATCGCGAAGACGACGACGAGCAGGATCAGTGCGCACGTGACGACGAACAGCGGATGCTGCCACGCGCGCTCCAGGCGCTGCCGGAAGGTGAGCGGTTCGGGGACCGCGACGGGCGCGCCCATCGTGTCGAGAGAGGTCATCGGTTTCCTCCGGTGTCTTCAGGGGCGGGGGTCGGCGCGAGGCTGCCGCCGGTCATGGTCGAGACGAGCAGTTCCAGCGACGCCTCCGCGCGGGAGTAGCTCGCGACGCGCTGTCCCAGGCGCAGCACCTCTACCCGGTCGGCGACGGCGAGCACGTCGGACATGTTGTGGCTGATCAGCACCACGGCGAGCCCGCGGTCGGCGACGCGCTTGACCATGTCGAGCACGCCCTTGGTCTGCACCACACCGAGCGCAGCGGTGGGCTCGTCCAGCAGCACCACGGTGCGCGCCCAGCTGACGGCCCTGGCCACGGCCACGCCCTGGCGCTGCCCGCCCGACATGTCGCTCACCGATCCGCGCCGTGGGTCTGCAGTCACCCCGAGCTGGGCGAACTCCCGTTGCGCGACGGCAGCCATCGACTTGTTGTCAAGGAATCCGAGAGCGCCCAACAGCCCCTTCCGTCTCGTCTCACGCCCGAGGAACATGTTGGCCACGGGCCCCATGTCCGGCGCCAGCGCGAGATCCTGCCAGACGGTCTCGATGCCGGCGGCCTGCGCGTCGGTCGGCTGGTGGGCGCGGAACGGCTCACCTCCGACGAAGACCTCTCCGTCGTCCGGCATGAGCGCGCCCGAGAGCACCTTGACGAGTGTCGACTTGCCGGCGCCGTTGTCACCGATCAATGCCGTCACCTCCCCCGCACGGCAGTCGAAGTCGGCGCCGCGGAGCGCCTGGACGTGGCCGTACGAGACACGGATGCCACGGGTGCTGAGCGCTGTGCCCTCCGGGCGCGACGACACGGTCGTGCCGGCGGTGCTGCGGGAGTTCTCGGGTTCCATCGGAATGCCTTTCCTGGAGGTGAACGGGAGCGAGGCTCAGACGGCGGTGTATCCGCCGTCGATGGTGACCTGCTGCGCCGTCATGTAGCTCGACACGTCGGAGGCGAGGAAGACCACGAGCCCGGCGACATCTTCCGGAGTGGCCATCCGGCCCTGCGGGATGAGCGAGACCCACTCGGCTTCGAGCGCGGGTTCGCGTTCGATGATCTGCCGGGTGAGGTCGGTGAGCACATAGCCAGGGGCGATCGAATTGACCCTGATCCCCGAGGATGCCCACTCCACCGCGAGGGACTTCGCGAGGTGCGCGACCGCCGCCTTGGAAGAGTTGTAGGAGGCGGCCCACTGCGGCACGTTGACGATCGAGCCGGACATCGAGGAGATCAGCACGGCACTGCCGGTCTGTCCGGCCTCGAGCAGAGTGCGGCCGAACGCCTGTGCCGAGAAGAAGGTGCCGGTGAGGTTGACGTCGATGACCTTGCGCCAGTTGCTCGCGGTGACATCGATCGAGTCCTCGTTGATCTCGATTCCTGCGGCGGTGAGGAGCACGCGTGGCACGCCGAGGCGCTCGGTGACGAGGAGGAACGCCGCGGTCGTCGCCTCCTGGTCGGTGACGTCGAGGCGGTGTCCGAGCGCACGCACCCCGAACTCCTCCGAGAGGGAGGCGGCGGTCTCCTCGACCGTGTCGAGAAGGTCGAAGAGGGCGATGTCGACTCCTTCCTCGGCGAGTGCGCGGGCGACGGCGAGGCCGATGCCACGTCCGCCTCCGGTGACGACGGCGATGCGTCCGGCGAGATCGATCTTCATGAGGGTTCTCCTTGTGATGGTGTGTCGGTCGGTGTCGAGCGCGTCAGGCGCCGATGAGCTCGCGCAGCTCGGCGGCCGTGCGCGGGAGGGTGATGGCGGGATCGCCCGTGGTCGAGCACTCGAGGTTGAGAGCGCCGCGGTAGTCGATGTCTCGGAGCGCCAGGAAGATGTCGGCCCAGTCGAGTGCTCCGTGGCCCGGCAGCAGACGGTTGCTGTCGCCCAGGTGCACGTGGCGCACCTGGTCGCCTGCGGCACGCAGCGCTGCGGGGATGTCGGCCTCTTCGATCGACATGTGGAAGGTGTCGGGCAGCAGTCCCGCGTTCGGGTGTGCCACGCGCTTCACGACGTCGAGGTTGTCGGCGACGGAGTTCAGATAACGGCTCTCGTAGCGGTTCAGCGGTTCGAGCAGGATGGCGGCATCGGACCCGGCGACCCGGTCGAGCAGCTCGGTGTAGAAGGCCGTGAACTCCTCGTCCTGCGCCGCGGTGAGCTGCTGGTAGGGGTCGAACAGCGGCATCGGATCCTGCGCTCCGTACTCGAACTCAATCTCTGTGACGAGCCCCAGCTCGGCGCACACCTCGGCGGCCTCGCGGTACATGTCACGGCACTGGGCGCGCAGCTCGGGGTTCTCGGACATCGCGTTACCGTAGATGTCGCCGGTGAGCACGAACTCCACGGGACGCACGCCGGTACGGGACTCGAGTGAGCGGAGCTCGTCGTGAACCTTCGGGTTCCACTCTTCACGAGGCTGGAACACGGCGATGGCGTCATACCCCCAGTCGCGCAACAGTTCCGCCTGCGCGGTCAGCGAGTTCGCCGGGATCATGGGGGTGGAACAGCAGAGGATCATCGTCCTTCTCCTTCAGGGTCGGCTGACGGGCTCGTCGAGCCGTACAGGCGCGCGAGCGCGTCATCGAATCGGTCGTAGCGCTCGCTCGTCGCGGGCGTGGTGCGGGGGTGGAAGACCTGGGTCTTGGGCGCGTGGAGACGAGCGGTGTCGTCGATCGACGTCAGCACGCCAGCGGCCACCAGCGCGAGGATGGCCGCGCCGCGGCATGCGGCCTCCTGCTCGTCCGGCACACGCAGGTCGACACCGCAGACATCGGCCTTCAGCTGGTTCCAGAACTTCGACGCGGTGCCGCCGCCGGCGCTGACGATCTCGCGCACAGGCGCACCGGAATCCCCGATCGCATCGATGTTGCGCCGCAGCAGATGCGCGACGCCTTCCATCACGGCGAACGCGAGATCGATGCGGTCATGTCGCAGCTGCAGCTCGATGAATGCGCCCCGAGCCTCGGGATTGAAGTCGGGCGGGTTGACGCCGGTCAGGTAGGGCAGGAACAGCGGGGCCGCGCGGTGATCCCGCTCGGGAAGCTCACGCGCCAACGTCTCGTAGCTCAGGTCGCCCGCGATACCCTCACGGAACCACTCGAGCGCGACGCCGCCGCTGTCCGCGCAGCTGAACAGCACGGTCTCCCCTGGGCGCAGGCCCGGATGGAATGACATGACGGATGCCTCGTCGAACGCCCAGTCCTGGGCGACCAGAGAAACGGCCAGGACGGTGCCTGCCGAGGCGCTCACCGTGCCCGGTGCGTAGGAGCCGGTGCCGAGCATCGCGCAGAAGTGATCGAGGGCTCCCGCATTCACTTCGTACGATGCCGCGGGCGGGAGCAGGGCAGCGACGTCGGGGCGCGGGGCACCGACGATCACCCCGGCCGGCACGAGCTCCGGCAGGGTCTCTGCTCGGACCCCGCAGAACTCGAGCATCTCGGTCCAGTACCGGCGAGCGGGTACGTCGTAGAGATAGGTGAAGCCTCTCGTGGTCTCCTCGCCGACGGCCCGTCCTGTCAGTCGGAGCAGGATGAAGTCCTTGATCATCAGCACGTGGACCGCGGCATCGAGCACCTCCGGCCGATGCGTCCGCAACCAGCGCAGCTTCGTCGCAGGCCACGTCGCCACCGCCTCGGTCTCGCCGGTGATGGCGAACGCAGCCGACGCACCGAATCGCGCGGTGAGCGCTGCGGCTTCGACGGCCGAGCGCTCGTCCATCCAGGAGATCCCCCATGCTACCGGGATACCTGCTGCGTCAGCGAGCACCAGGGATTCTGCTTGACCGGTGACGACGATGTGCGCCGCAGCGTCAGGCGCCGCACCGGCATCGGCAGCGCAGGCGCGGATCAGCTCGATGACGGACGCGAACACCTCGTCGGCGTCGAACTCGACGATCGCCCCCTCACGGCGGTACCGCATCGGAGCGGTCGCGGTCGCGAGCTGCATCGCGGACTCGTCGAAGAGCACCACCTTGAGGTTGGTCGTGCCGAGATCCACCGCGTAGACGAGCATCGTCACCGGCCCATCACGGTGATCAGCACAGTGCGCTCTCTGGCGCGCACCGCGTCGAGATCACCGAAGTACACGCGCCCGAACTCACCGAGTACCGCTGCGCCGTCGACGATCGGAACGGACTCCGAGCGTCCGACGATCGAGGAGATGATGTGCCCGTCAGTGTTCAGACCCCATGACGGGTGCTCGCCCCGCAACTCGGCGGCATTCTTGATGTGGATCGGACCCGGGTGCAGATACTGCCCCTCGTGCCGCGCCGGCGGGACGATCTTCGCGAAGATGTTGAGGGTGTCCTGCAGCAGCAGTTGCGTGCCGTAGTAGGTGATGTCCTCGGACTCCTCCTGGATGAGCACGCAGCAGCTGGTGTGCGGTGTGAACGCCTGCACGACGCCTTCGGCGATCCCGGATTCGGCGACGAGACGGGTCACCTCGTCGGTGATGTCGAAGAACTCCTGACGTGCGGGGGTGATGACGGTGATCGAATGCGTCTGGACGGACATCGGTGTGTTCCTTGCTGACGAGGCGGACGGGGATGAGATCGAGGGAGTTGTCATTCGGCCGATACCGCACCGCCGGTCATCCCGGCGACGATGTGCTTCTGGACGATGAAGGCGATGATGAGGACCGGGAGGATCGTGACGGTGCCGACCGCGGCGACCTGTCCCCACGATGTCCCGATCGGGGTGATCAGGCTCGGGATGGCGACGGGCAGCGTCTGCGTGTGACGCCCGGTGAGCACGAGGGCGAAGAGGAATTCGTTCCAAGAGTTGATCAGGCAGAAGATCCCGGTCGATGCCAGTCCCGGCTTCACGATCGGCAGGATCACCCGCAAGAAGGTGCCCCACTCCCCGCAGCCGTCGAGACGGGCTGCTTCATCGAGCGAGATCGGCACGGCGAGGAAGAATCCCCGCATCATCCAGACGGTGAAAGGCAGTGCGAACGTGAGATGCGCGGCGATGAGCGCGAAGTAGGAGTCGCGCACGCCGAGCGACGATGCAAGCACGAACAGCGGCACCGCGAGCACCATCGCCGGCAGCAGCCGCGCGGCGAGCAGCGCCATCATGAACGTCTCCCCCTTGCGCACACGGCTCAGGCTGTAGGCCGCGGGCACTCCGACCACGAGCGCGATAGCGGTCGACACCAGACCCACGACCGTGGAGTTCAGGAGGTTGTCCGTGAACCCCTTCTCAAGGAACGCCTCGCGGTAGTTCTCGAACGTGGGCACGAAGAAGAGGCTCGGTGCCGAGGAGAAGATGTCGACGCGATCCTTGAAGGAGGTCAGGACCAACCAGATGATCGGCGAGAGGTAGACGACGATCAGTGCCGCCGCGATGATGCCGAACGCGATGCGGAGCACGCGGCCCCGGGCGCGAGGGGAACGCTCGGGCACGATCCGCCCGCGGCCCGCGTCGCGGGTCACGATCGCCCGCGTGTTGACGACTGTGGATGTGCTCATGCGTCGGCGCCCTTGCGGTTGAGGTAGCGGAACAGGATGGCGGAGAGTGTGGCGACCACCGCGAAGGTGGCGACGCCGAGCGCCGCCCCGTAGCTCATGTCGAAGGCCGCGAAGCTGACGCGGTACTGGAAGATGTCGTTCACGGTCGTCGCCGACCCCGGCCCGCCACCGGTGAGGATGTACACCTGGTCGAACTGGCGGATGGCCTCGGTCGCACGGAACAGCACGGCGACGATGAGCACGGGGCGCACCATCGGAAGCATGACGTGCCAGTAGAGCTGGAAGGTGTTGCAGCCGTCGAGCTCCGCGGCCTGAATCTGCGCCTGCGGCGTCGCCGAGAGGCCGGCGAGCACCATGAGGGCGATGAACGGCGTCCATTCCCAGACATCCATCACGACGAGCGCGGCGAAGGCGCCACCGGCGCTGTCCAGCACACCCCCCTCTCCGACGAGCCCCAGGGCTCGCAGGAAATCGGTCATGTATCCGAACTGCGGGTTGAGACCGAAGCTGAACATGAGTCCGACGACCAGCGGCGTCGCGATCATCGGAAGCAGCAGCGCCGAGGTCACGATGCGTCGGCTGCGGATCAGACGCGAGAGGATGACGCCCAGGACCGTGCCGAACACGGTCTCGATCCCGACCGCCAGCACCACGTAGGCGATCGTGACCAGCACCGCCCGCCCGAACTGGGCGTCCCCGAGCATCCGGATGTAGTTGTCGAGCCCGATGTAACGGCCATCGGCTTCGGCATCGACCGGGCTGTAGGACTGAAAGCTGAGCATCACGCTGTAGGCCAGCGGGAACGCGAGCACGATCGCCAGGATGACGAGGCTCGGGGCCTGCATTCCGAATCGCGTCCAGAACACTCGGTTCCGCGCCCGCGATCGGAGGGCGGCGCGAGGAGCGCCCTCCGATCGCCTGGGTCTGTCGGAACGTGTGCCCGTCGTGGTCGACACGATCAGAACGCCTTCAGCGGGAGCTTGTCGCCGAGGATGCCCTCGATCTCGTTCTGCGCGTCTTCGAGAGCCTTCTGCGGAGTCGAGTCCCCGACGAGAGCGGTCGACACCTGCAGCGCGAGCTGGTCGAGCATCTGCGGCCATTCGGCGTTCCTGGGGCGAGCGAGGGCGTTCTCCAGGCTCGCGAGCTGCTGCGGCCAGGACGGCAGAGCGGCGACGAGCTCGGGGTCCTCGAAGGCGGATCGTGTCGCGGGCACTCCGCCCATCTCGCCGATCTTCTTCTGCACCGGCGCGGACAGCGCCCAGGCGACGAAGAGGTAGGCGGCGTCCTTATCGACCGCCTGCTTGCTGATCGTGTAGGTCCACGCCCCATGGAGCGCGTGGTGCTCATCGCCCTCAGCGGCGACCGGCACATCGCCGTAGCCGATCTTGCCGACCACAGCCGACTGCGACTCGTCCTCCATCGCGCCGGCGGTATCGCCCCACGAAATGGCCTGGGCGGCGATCCCCTGTTGCAGGTTGGCGGTGACCTCATCCCAGGTCGCGGAAGTGAATCCGGGAGGCGCGAACTCGCCGAGGGACTTCATGTACTCCAGACTCTCGACGGATGCGTCGCTGTCGACGATGAGTTCTCCGTCGGCGTCGACCACTCCACCGCCGAACCCGCCCGCGTAGTTCATCCACTCGAAGACCGCGGCTTCGTGCCGCTTTCCGGCCATCGTCACGCCGTACATCGGCTCGGTGAGCACCTCGCCCGCCGCAGTCTCACCCGCATCACGGGTGAAGAACTCGGCGATGTCGTGATACTGCTCCCACGTCTGCGCCGGAGCGAGGTCGTAGCCGTACTCGGCGGAGAACGCGGCCTTCTCGTCGGCGTTCTCGAAGAGATCGGAGCGGTACATCATCATCGTCACCGCACTGTTGGACGGCATCCCATAGGACTTGCCCTGCCACGTGGCCGCCGTCTCCCAGAGACCCGTCACGATATCGGTGGGTTCGAAGTCCTCGCCGACACGGTCGGCGTTCGCGTCGATGAGCGGGGTGATCTCCTCGACATAGTCGCTGCCGGCATAGGCGCCGAGGTAGTCGTATGGGATCGATACGACGTCGTAGTCGCCCTGGGCGGTCGAGAAGTCGAGTGTGACGCTCTGGACGAGCTGCGCGAACGGCGCCGTCTCGATGTTCACCTCGATCCCCGTCTTCTTCGTGAAGTCGGGCACCAACTCTGCGAGGACCTCAGAGTTCAAGGTGGCCTCGGCGAGCACATTGAGTTCGGTACCGGCGAACTCCTGCGACCAGCCGTCAGCGGCGTCCGGGTCGACGTCGCCGCCTGAGGGACCGCTGCAGCCGGCGACCGTGAGCCCGACGACCGTGATGAAACCAGTCATGAGCGCTGTGCGGAGAGCAGCCTTCCGGCGGCCGGGAGCAATGCGAGTGGAGAGGTACATCGGCGTCCTTCGAGTCGGCAGTGATGAGCGAGCCTTGATCGCAAGTTGTGATCGGCTTTCACGTCAATGTAATTGCTTAACATCTAAGCGCGCAAGACCCGGGGGAGTTTCTGTGAATGATTTACATGTTGGTAACACGCTGTGATAGATTTTCGGTTCGCGGGCCCTCAGGTCACACCAAGAAGAAAGAGGCGATGGGATGAGCGGAATCACTCCTCAACGTCGACGCGTCGAGATCGAGTCACTCATGAGCTCGCGTGCAGAAGTGGACATCCAGAGCTTGGCCGCTCACTTCGGCGTCTCCGAGATGACCATCCGACGCGATCTGGGCACCTTGGAAGACGAGGGCATCGTCCGTCGACTCGTCGGCGGACGCGCGCTCCTCCTCGACGCGAAGAACCGCGAGCCCGCGCTGTCGACGCGTGCGCTGGCGGAACATGAGACGAAGGCGCACATCGGCCGGGCCGTCGCCGAACTTCTCGTCGACGACGAGGTGGTGTTCATCGACGGCGGCAGCACAGCCCTGGCCGTCGCACACGCTCTGCGCGGTGCCGGCAAGCGGCTCACCGTGCTCACCCGGAGCCTGCTGGTGGCCTCGGAGTTGGCGGAGGAGCCGAGTGTGGAGATCTTCATGCTCGGCGGGCGCGTGAAGTCGTCCGAGATGCTCACCACCAGCTCGACCATGTCCGACGATCTGCGTCACTACAACGTCGACACCTACGTCATGGGCATCAGCGGCGTGCATCCCACCCGAGGGTTGACGGACTATGACCCGGATGAGAGCGCCGGCAAGCGGCTGGCCCTCGAACGGTCAGATCGAGTGATCCTCGTCGCCGACCACTCCAAGCTCGGACGCGTGCTGATGTCGCGCGTCGCCGCCGTCGACGACATCGACGTGCTCGTCACAGATTCCGATCACGAAGTGCTCCCGAACATGCCCTCCTCGCTCTCGGTCGTGATCGTGGAGCCGCCCCAGTGAGCGCACGCACCTTGGGTTCACCCTTCTTCGAGATCGGGCCGAAGAACCTCCTCCGTCTTCCGGAGATCATCTCGGTCGCTGAGGCTGCGGGGGCAGCGGGTGAGCGGCACGGGGTATCCGTCATCCTCACCGTCCCGACCGCGCTGATCGCGCCCGTCCGCGCCGCGGTTCCCGGCGTCTTCGTGTTCGCACAGGGTATCGACGAC
The sequence above is drawn from the Candidatus Microbacterium colombiense genome and encodes:
- a CDS encoding ATP-binding cassette domain-containing protein, yielding MEPENSRSTAGTTVSSRPEGTALSTRGIRVSYGHVQALRGADFDCRAGEVTALIGDNGAGKSTLVKVLSGALMPDDGEVFVGGEPFRAHQPTDAQAAGIETVWQDLALAPDMGPVANMFLGRETRRKGLLGALGFLDNKSMAAVAQREFAQLGVTADPRRGSVSDMSGGQRQGVAVARAVSWARTVVLLDEPTAALGVVQTKGVLDMVKRVADRGLAVVLISHNMSDVLAVADRVEVLRLGQRVASYSRAEASLELLVSTMTGGSLAPTPAPEDTGGNR
- a CDS encoding substrate-binding domain-containing protein, with amino-acid sequence MNRSAFTARSSRRLVIAAAATALLLGPLAACSSAAPEAEGDGDDPVTGATIAIAGPQSGDPYYVQVACGAQAAGAELGMKVGELQAPQNQNQAQLTTIVQNVLTSAPDALIYTPADPVAGGIPVQTARADGVTVIDVDAQLDDEELYDSFIASNHYEGAKEITKYLADLIGGEGQIAAIGSLATNPITQARIKGFEDALEEYPDIEVVSISYPEIAADIIQANAASTLVKYPDLKAIYTTNYLNSTGAAVALRNADVVGDVKMVSWDAGAANVELLQEGVLQATVAQQPYAMGELAIEQIAKQLRGEELSKTVDAPVEILTSDDVDTPEGEALWYKTECN
- a CDS encoding SDR family oxidoreductase, which codes for MKIDLAGRIAVVTGGGRGIGLAVARALAEEGVDIALFDLLDTVEETAASLSEEFGVRALGHRLDVTDQEATTAAFLLVTERLGVPRVLLTAAGIEINEDSIDVTASNWRKVIDVNLTGTFFSAQAFGRTLLEAGQTGSAVLISSMSGSIVNVPQWAASYNSSKAAVAHLAKSLAVEWASSGIRVNSIAPGYVLTDLTRQIIEREPALEAEWVSLIPQGRMATPEDVAGLVVFLASDVSSYMTAQQVTIDGGYTAV
- a CDS encoding FGGY family carbohydrate kinase, which translates into the protein MLVYAVDLGTTNLKVVLFDESAMQLATATAPMRYRREGAIVEFDADEVFASVIELIRACAADAGAAPDAAAHIVVTGQAESLVLADAAGIPVAWGISWMDERSAVEAAALTARFGASAAFAITGETEAVATWPATKLRWLRTHRPEVLDAAVHVLMIKDFILLRLTGRAVGEETTRGFTYLYDVPARRYWTEMLEFCGVRAETLPELVPAGVIVGAPRPDVAALLPPAASYEVNAGALDHFCAMLGTGSYAPGTVSASAGTVLAVSLVAQDWAFDEASVMSFHPGLRPGETVLFSCADSGGVALEWFREGIAGDLSYETLARELPERDHRAAPLFLPYLTGVNPPDFNPEARGAFIELQLRHDRIDLAFAVMEGVAHLLRRNIDAIGDSGAPVREIVSAGGGTASKFWNQLKADVCGVDLRVPDEQEAACRGAAILALVAAGVLTSIDDTARLHAPKTQVFHPRTTPATSERYDRFDDALARLYGSTSPSADPEGEGR
- a CDS encoding secondary thiamine-phosphate synthase enzyme YjbQ; the encoded protein is MSVQTHSITVITPARQEFFDITDEVTRLVAESGIAEGVVQAFTPHTSCCVLIQEESEDITYYGTQLLLQDTLNIFAKIVPPARHEGQYLHPGPIHIKNAAELRGEHPSWGLNTDGHIISSIVGRSESVPIVDGAAVLGEFGRVYFGDLDAVRARERTVLITVMGR
- a CDS encoding ABC transporter permease, translating into MTSLDTMGAPVAVPEPLTFRQRLERAWQHPLFVVTCALILLVVVFAIINGQPFLSQANIRNMFLAGSIMLILAVGVTYVIITAGFDLSVGSVLVFSGVISMIAMRQVGGDGWTTALIGLGVAVVCGVGLGWINGLLIAYAELNPIIVTLGMFGAALGLAQVATGGQDLSGMPAAMSQFGVGRILGIPWVVVIAAAVAVIAAIALHSTVFGRHTYAIGSNKEAAVRAGIPVRRHLTVIYGLSGLLAGLAGWLSLSIYGTTNISGHSLDALTAATAAILGGASLFGGVGTIAGTALGNAIPVVLASGLVIAGLQSFWQQVVTGAVLVGALYLDRLRRIRSLKRSSSAPS
- a CDS encoding sugar phosphate isomerase/epimerase; translation: MILCCSTPMIPANSLTAQAELLRDWGYDAIAVFQPREEWNPKVHDELRSLESRTGVRPVEFVLTGDIYGNAMSENPELRAQCRDMYREAAEVCAELGLVTEIEFEYGAQDPMPLFDPYQQLTAAQDEEFTAFYTELLDRVAGSDAAILLEPLNRYESRYLNSVADNLDVVKRVAHPNAGLLPDTFHMSIEEADIPAALRAAGDQVRHVHLGDSNRLLPGHGALDWADIFLALRDIDYRGALNLECSTTGDPAITLPRTAAELRELIGA
- a CDS encoding carbohydrate ABC transporter permease, translated to MSTSTVVNTRAIVTRDAGRGRIVPERSPRARGRVLRIAFGIIAAALIVVYLSPIIWLVLTSFKDRVDIFSSAPSLFFVPTFENYREAFLEKGFTDNLLNSTVVGLVSTAIALVVGVPAAYSLSRVRKGETFMMALLAARLLPAMVLAVPLFVLASSLGVRDSYFALIAAHLTFALPFTVWMMRGFFLAVPISLDEAARLDGCGEWGTFLRVILPIVKPGLASTGIFCLINSWNEFLFALVLTGRHTQTLPVAIPSLITPIGTSWGQVAAVGTVTILPVLIIAFIVQKHIVAGMTGGAVSAE